In Pseudoalteromonas aliena SW19, the genomic window CGTAGGGCACCGACTTCAAATTAAAGAGAGCCCGAACCTAACGATTCGGGCTTTTTTACGTCTGTAGAAAAATTAATTTAGGTTGTACAAACTCAAATTGAAACAGCCTGAAGACAGCCTCCGGCGATGCTAGTGATACCAAACTGCATAAATCTTTGATCAATTTAACGAATTAAATTGCACTATAACGTCGTTAAAATTTTTTATTTAGAACAATTAGATACAAAAATTTTGCCTAGTTCTAGCGTAATTTTTTAACGTTAAATAGACCCCATATATAAGCAGATTGGTATTAATCAATTTGAAGGATTAAATCTGACGCTAACAGCATTAAAAATTCCTATTTATAAATTACATATACCACTATAGATAACAAATATAATTTTGCTTTGTCAGTGGCTTTGATTTAGGATCAAAATAGTTTAAAACCAAGAACTAATAGCCTGTGCATAGATTATTAATTAGCGCCATCTCCATTTTATTTTGTTTTTCTATTTCGGCAGTTGAAGTAACTGATCTATATCAAGATATTTTAAAAGTAGATGACAAAACTAGAGACACCCGATTAGCGGCGAGTCGCAAAGCTTTACTCAATGTTTTAGTGAAAGTAAGTGGTGATGAAACTGCAGATCAAAACAAGCAAGCACAGCAGCGCACGAAAGATATTTCTGATTATATGCTCAAGTTTGAATATGACGAGAGAGCAAATGGACAATTAAAACTCGTGGTTAAATTTGAAGCTCGAAAGATCAATGCATTAATTAAGGAGCTTAACTTGCCTTTATGGGGAGTACAGCGTCCGTTAGTTGCAATATGGTTAGGTATTGAAGACAACTGGCGTAGAGAACTGGTAACTCAAGAAAGCTACCCGCAATTAGAGCAGTTGATTTATGACAAAGCTGGGCGTCGTGGTTTACCGGTAATTGTTCCCTTGCTTGATTTACAAGATAGACGTTTAGTGGGTATTCCAGAGGTGTGGGGTAATTTCTCAGAACCAGTAGAAGAAGCCTCTAGACGTTATAGTGCTGAGCGAAGTATTACTGCAAGAATGTATAAAGAAACAGATAGCGAAAATTGGATTTTAGATTGGCGCTTTACTAATGATGATTTATTTGATTCTAATCGATTAACGGGCGATAAACAGCAAATAGTGAGCCAAATGATTGATACGCTAGCACGTGGCCTTGCAAGTGAGTACGCTATTGATCCAAATGCTTATTATGAACAAGCAACGGCTTCATTAACATTGAAAGGCACGCAAAGTTTTGTTGATATTGAGCGTGCGAAACGTAGACTACTGAATTTAAGTGTTGTTACTGAGGTTACAATTGTTCGAAAAACATCAGAGTTTGTCGAGTTTAAACTAAATCACACGGGAAACCTTACCGATCTTAAAAAAGGTTTAGGACTTGAATCTTCGTTCAAGGACTACAAGGATCCACGCGACTTTTACCATGTTGTCGATAAAAATAGTCTAGAGTATCAGTGGGTAACGCCATAATGTTAACGTCAGATCCTATGCAAATGGCATTACCGGTAACACTACCGGATGACGAAACATTTGCATCGTATTTCGGTGGGGAAGATTCGTTAGAGGTTAATCATTTAAAGGATAGTTTTTTAAAGTTAGCAAAAGCGTTTCAGTACACTTATTTATGTGGGTTAGGCGATTCAGGCAAATCTCACCTTTTGTATGCAACCTGTATAAAAGCACAAGAGCGTGGCTTATCTAATATGTTATTGTCAATGCGCGAAGTGATAGATTTTGGACCTATGGTTTTAGATGGTTTAGAAGCGCTTGATGTTTTATGTATTGATGATGTACACCTAGTGGCTGGAAATGATGCATGGGAAAAAGCATTATTTAACTTTTTTAACAGATTTAACGAGCCTGGAAAAATGCTGGTTGTTACTGCTGATTTACTCCCTAGCATGCTTAATATTACGCTGCCTGATTTAGAATCTCGCCTAACGTGGGGAACAACCTTTCAAATTCGCTCTATGAGTGATGATGATAAAGCACAAGCACTTGTTAAGCGTGCTCATATGCGTGGCCTTGAATTAAGTGATGAATGTGCACGTTTTTTATTGACGCGCTTAAGCCGTGATATGCGTGCTTTACTCGATGTACTTGACACATTAGATCACGCATCGATGGCCGCACAGCGAAAATTAACAATTCCTTTTATAAAATCAACGTTAAAGCTGTAGTAGGTCTAGAATCTAGACCCTGCTTTCAGTTATCATAAGCTATTACTTAACAGCAATCACCTTCTGTGAAAGATCAGGTATCGAATGAACTTAGAAAACATATTAGCGCAAGCACTTGAGGCGGTAGCCAGTGCCAGTGAAATAGCGCAGTTAGAAGATATCAGGGTTAATTACCTTGGTAAAAAAGGCGAAATCACTAGCTTACTTAAAACGTTAGGTAAAATTGCCCCTGAAGAACGCAAAGAAGCAGGCCAAGTTATAAACCAAGCTAAACAAGATGTGCAAGCTGCTATCACTGAAAAGCGTGAATTGCTAGCAAGTAAAGCACTTGAAGAAAAGCTAGCGGCTGAAACTATAGATGTAACTCTACCAGGGCGCGTTATGCCAGCTGGCGGTTTACACCCAGTTACGCGCACTATCGAACGTATAGAAAGCTTTTTTGGTGAGTTAGGGTTTGAAGTTAAATCAGGCCCAGAAATTGAAGATGATTTTCATAACTTTGATGCACTAAATATTCCTGAGCATCATCCAGCACGTGCTGATCACGATACCTTTTATTTTAATCCTAAATTAGTACTACGTACACAAACAAGTGGTGTGCAAATCCGTACTATGGAAACTGAGCAGCCACCACTGCGAATTATTTCACCTGGACGTGTATACCGTAACGATTACGACCAAACGCATACACCTATGTTCCATCAGGTAGAGGGTTTAATGGTTGATACTGATGTTAGCTTTACTGAGCTAAAAGGTATTTTGCATGATTTTTTACGTAACTTTTTTGAAGAAGATATGGAAATTCGTTTTCGTCCTTCATTCTTCCCATTTACAGAACCTTCAGCTGAAGTAGATGTTATGGGTAAAGACGGTAAGTGGTTAGAAGTACTAGGCTGCGGCATGGTACATCCAAATGTACTTAAGTCTGTGGGTATCGACCCAGAAAAATACACCGGCTTTGCTTTTGGCATGGGTGTAGAGCGCTTAACTATGTTGCGCTATGGCGTAAACGATTTACGTGCATTTTTCGAAAATGACTTAAAATTCCTAAACCAGTTCCGTTAAGAGTGAAACAATAAAATGAAATTTAGTGAAAAGTGGTTAAGAGAGTGGGTTAATCCTGCTATTGATACGCAAGCTCTTTCGGAACAGCTTTCAATGGCTGGTCTAGAAGTTGATGGCGTTGAGCCTGCTGCTGCCAAATTTAATGGCGTAGTTGTAGGTGAAGTTGTTGAATGTGGACAACACCCAGATGCAGATAAACTGCGTGTTACCAAAATTAACGTCGGTGGCGATGAGCTACTTGATATCGTGTGTGGTGCACCAAATTGTCGTTTAGGTATTAAAGTTGCTGTTGCAACTGTTGGCGCTGTACTGCCTGGTGACTTTAAAATTAAAAAAGCCAAACTACGCGGCCAACCTTCAAACGGAATGCTATGTGCTTTTGTTGAACTAGGTATTAGCGAAGAAGGCGACGGCATTATGGAATTGCCAAGCGATGCACCAATAGGCACTGATTTACGTGACTACCTAGGTCTTGATGATAATATTATAGATGTTGATTTAACACCAAACCGTGGTGACTGCTTAGGTATAAAAGGTCTAGCACGCGAAGTAGGCGTTTTAAATAGTATTGACGTAAACGTATTAGATATTCCAGCTGTTACTCCAACAATTGATGACAAAGTATTGATTGAACTAGTTAACGACGACGCATGTCCTCGTTACCTTGGTCGTGTGATAAAGGGCATTAACCTTGATGCAGAAACACCGCTTTGGATGGTTGAAAAGCTACGCCGCAGTGGCGTACGTTCAATCGACCCAGTGGTTGATGTTACAAACTATGTATTACTTGAGCTTGGTCACCCAATGCACGCGTTTGATTTAAATGCGATTGAAGGTGGTATTAAAGTACGTAGTGCAAACGCAAGTGAAGAACTTGTTTTATTAGACGGTAACACCGCTAAATTAAACGACACAACACTTGTGATAGCCGATCATAACAAAGCACTAGCAATTGCGGGTGTTTTTGGTGGTGAGCAATCAGGTGTTACAGATAAAACATCTGATATATTACTTGAAAGTGCATTTTTTAACCCTGTAGCAATTGCAGGACAAGCACGTAGCTACGGTTTACACACTGATGCTTCACACCGTTATGAACGCGGTGTTGATTTTGCTCTGCAACATGATGCAATGGAACGTGCAACAGCGCTACTTCTTGAAATCGTAGGCGGTCAAGCAGGCCCAGTTGTTGAAGCTGTAGCGGCTGACAAACTACCAAAAGTGACTGAAGTACGTCTTCGTCGTGCTCGTTTAGACCGTGTTATTGGTCATCATATTGAAGATGCTAAAGTAACTGATATTCTTACGCGTTTAGGCCTTGATGTTAAAGTAGAAAATGAAAGCTGGAGTGCGGACGTACCAAGCTACCGTTTTGATATTCGCATCGAAGAAGATTTAATTGAAGAAGTAGCACGTGTTTACGGTTACAACAGCATTCCTAATGTTGCACCAACTGCAAAACTTAAAATGACGACACATAACGAAGCAACTATTGCGCTTAGCAAGTTCCGCAATACGCTAGTGACTCGTGGTTACCAAGAAGCAATCACGTACAGTTTTGTAGATCCTAAAGCACAAGCTATTTTACACCCTGAGTGTAAAGCAATGGAATTACCGCACCCTATTTCAATTGAAATGTCAGCGATGCGTGTAAGTTTAATGCCGGGTTTATTAGCGTCTGTAGCGTATAACCAAAATCGCCAACAGCCTCGTATTCGTTTATTTGAACATGGTCTTAAATTTATAAGCGACGAAAGTGCAGAAAATGGTGTTTACCAAGTACCGGTTATTGGCGGCGTTATTACGGGTCTTGTAAATGGTGAACATTGGGTTGAAGAAAAACGTAACGTTGATTTTTACGATTTAAAAGGTGATGTTGAAGCCTTACTTGCAATTACTAATGACGTTACTCGCTTTGAAATTAAAGCCGAGCAGTCAGATGGACTTCATCCTGGTCAATCAGCAGTAATCTATGTTGATGGCAAAAAGGTTGGTTTTTTTGGTGCTTTACACCCTCAAGCTCAAAAGTCGTTAGATATCAACAACGCAACTTTTGTTTTTGAAATTGAAATGTCAGCAATAGAAAAAAGAAATTTACCGCAGGCAGAAGGGGTGTCTAAATTCCCTTCAAATCGCCGCGACATCGCTATTTTAGTGGCGGACAGCGTTCAATCTGGTGATATTTTAAGCGCGATCGAAAAAGTTGGCGGAAATCAATTGGTTGACCTAAACTTATTCGATGTGTATAAGGGCAAAGGTATTGAGCCAAATTGTAAGAGTTTGGCGATTGCTCTAACACTGCAAGCGGTTGATAGAACACTCGAAGAGAAAGATATCAATCTAGTAGTTGATAACGTGGTGGCCGAATTGGCCGAACAGTTTAATGCATCGTTGAGGGACTAGATATGGCGCTTACTAAAGCCGACATAGCTGAACACCTATTTGAAAAGCTCGGGATCAATAAAAAAGATGCCAAAGATTTAGTTGAAGCGTTTTTTGAAGAAATCCGCTCAGCGCTAGAAAAAGGCGAGCAGGTTAAGCTCTCTGGATTTGGTAACTTTGATCTTCGAGATAAAAAAGAAAGACCAGGCCGCAATCCGAAAACAGGTGAAGATATTCCTATTTCGGCGCGTCGTGTGGTGACCTTTAGACCAGGTCAGAAGCTTAAAACCCGTGTTGAAGTGGGTACAAGCAAAGAAAAATAAAAAAAGGCAGCGTAAGCTGCCTTTTTTTTAATTACGCTTCTGAGCTGCTTATACCAATTCGCAATAATACTTAACCTGAACTCTGGTTAAGATATTTACTAATATATTGAATCATAATAATATTTAAACTCGCGGATTCAAATCTGAAGTACATAACGTTTAGGCGGCTTTAGCCGCCAAGTGATCCTGCATCAATTTTGCCGGCGTTTCAAATCTAAGTGTCTTCCTCGGACGATTATTAAGTTGCTCAAGTACTGGTATAACTTGTGCTGGTGTGACCGCTTTAAAATCTGTGCTCTTCGGGCAATACTGGCGTAGTAATCCATTCGTATTTTCATTCAATCCGCGCTCCCATGAATGATAAGGGTGAGCAAAATAAACAGGAACACTTAATGTCTCTGTGATTTGCTCATGATAAGCAGACTGGTATAAATTCAACGTAGTTAGCGCTGAAAATAGCTGCTCGAGATAGATTTATTATCCAGAGTTCAGGTTACTTAATCAATTTGAGGGATTAAATCTGACGCTAATTGCGTTAAAATTTCTGATATAGAACAAAATAACGAAATTTTTGCCTTGTCATTGACACGATTTTCTTACCTTAAAAAAGATCACTTAATTAAGCGAATTGGTATCACTAGGTAGAGCAAATCTCAATTTTGAAAAGTCAGCCAGCACTACCAAATCTTTTTTAACTAACTGTAACATCCTCACAGTGTTCAACGCTCCCTCATCGCTAATATGAAAAAAACGCAACCAAAAATGTATAGAATTAGCCAAAGGTATTGCTAAAGTTTACGCTTTTCTAAAATCATTTGGCCCCGAATAGTAGAGAATAACCTGAGATTAAATTAGAATAGCTGTGCCCATTTGGGCTATCCGTTCAAAAATGTTTAACTTAGGTAAATAAAATGACCTCATCTCACGAGTTAGAATACACGAATAGTTGGCAAGAGCGCCAAGATTACGCAGAAAGCATGCAACCAATCATAGGTAAGCTTTATCGTAATCGTGGTATTGAAATTGCTGTATATGGCCGTCCTCTCGTAAATGCCAGTACTATCGATATTATCAAATCTCATAAAACTGTTGCTCAGTTTGAAGGCACTAAATTACGTTTACGCGAAAGCTTCCCGTTCTTAGAAGCTATCAGCAAAATGGACTTGAACTCTGCACGTATAGATATTGGTAAACTTGCTTATAGCTACTTGTACACTGAGTCTGCTAACGGCCGTTCAGTAGAGACGTTTGTAAAAGATGAGCTTGCAGAAATAGCTGACTCACCAGCTAGAGAGCCGCGTGATGTTGTACTTTATGGCTTTGGCCGTATTGGTCGTTTACTTGCGCGCTTGTTGATTGAAAAATCAGGTCCATATTCAGATTTACGTTTGCGCGCGATTGTTGTGCGAGGTGGTAAAGAGGGCGATCTTGAAAAACGTGCAAGCTTATTGCGCCGAGATTCAATCCATGGCCCATTCAACGGTTCAATCACGATTGACAAAGAACGTAACGCTATTAAAGCTAATGGCAGCTACATCCAAGTTATTTATGCTAACTCTCCTAGCGAAATTGATTATACTCAATACGGTATCGACAATGCATTGATTGTTGATAACACGGGTATTTGGAAAGATGAAGCAGGCCTTGGTCAGCATCTAGAGTGTAAAGGCGCCGCAAAAGTATTACTAACAGCGCCTGCAAAAGGTAATATCAAAAATATCGTATATGGTGTTAATAACAAAGATATTTTGCCTGAAGATAAAATTGTATGTGCAGCGAGCTGTACAACCAATGCAATTACACCAACGCTTAAAGCACTAAATGATAAGTTTGGTATTAATAATGGCCATGTTGAAACTGTTCACTCGTACACGAACGATCAAAACCTTATCGATAACTACCACAAAGCAGAGCGCCGTGGCCGTGCCGCTGCACTTAATATGGTAATCACTGAAACAGGTGCTGCAAAAGCGGTTTCAAAAGCATTACCAGAGCTTGAAGGCAAGTTAACAGGTAACGCAATCCGCGTACCCACACCGAATGTATCGCTCGCTATTTTGAACCTTAACTTAGCAAAAAGCACAACGGTTGAAGAGTTAAACTCATTCCTACGTCATGCTGCACTTCATTCCGATTTGCGCGATCAAATTGATTACACAGCATCAACGGAAATTGTATCTACCGATTTAGTAGGTAGCCGTTACGCAGGTGTTGTTGATTCACAAGCGACGATCGTTGAAGATAACCGTATTGTATTATATGTATGGTATGACAATGAATTCGGTTACAGCTGCCAAGTAGTTCGTTGTATGCGCGATATGGCCGAAGTGTCATTCCCAAGCTTACCTCGCTAATATATTGCAGTGATTTAAAAGCCAGCATTTTGCTGGCTTTTTTGGTCATGTGTTATTTTTAAAGCTTATTCCATGTGATAGGCTTTAATTATGTAAGTGTTGGTCGTACTTTGTTTTTCGAAGTTCCCAGTATTTTTCTACACGTATGTGTGTACCTGTAGTGTTAGCTCTGCAAATTAGTAAGCAGATAAATTTATTTAACTTAAAGGTTTTTTCATGAAAATCAGCAGCAATTTCGACAGTGGTAATATTAAAGTAATAGAAGCCACCGATCCTTTAAATATTCAATTAGAAATTAACAAAGATCATCAGTCTGAATTTTATCAGTGGTTTCACTTTCGCCTTGAAACAACGCCTTACCAATTGCATAAGTTAAATATTAATGAGCTTGAAAAATCAGCTTATCCAGATGGTTGGGAAGGTTACCAAGCAGTTGCGTCGTATGACCGTCAAACATGGTTTCGTGTACCATCAAGCTATGAAAATGGGACATTAAGTTTTGAAATCGAACCTGAGTGCGGCAGTGTGTATTTTGCCTACTTTGCACCATACAGCTATGAGCGCCATTTAGATTTACTGTCTTGGGCACAAAGCCAAGGCGCTTGCCAATTAGAAACGCTGGGTGAAACGCTCGATGGCCGCGACATGAGCGTACTTAAAATTGGTGAGCCAAGTGAAGACAAGAAAAACATCTGGATCACAGCTCGTCAACACCCTGGTGAAACAATGGCGCAGTGGTACGTAGAAGGTCTACTTCACAAATTACTTGATGATGAAGACCCACATGCAGCTGCGCTTCTATCAAAAGCAGTTTTTTACATTGTGCCAAATATGAACCCAGACGGCAGTGCGCGCGGGCATCTTCGTACTAACGCTAAAGGCGTTAACTTAAACCGTGAATGGCAAACACCAAGTATGGAAAATAGCCCTGAGGTTTACCTAGTCCTTAATAAAATGCGCGAAGCTGGTTTAGATATGCACCTTGACATACATGGCGATGAAGCTATCCCATATAACTTTGTGGCAGGCAGTGAAGGTATTCCAAGTTACGATGCACGTCTTAAAGGCTTAGAAGATAGCTTTAAAGCAGCACTTTTAACTATTACACCTGAATTCCAAGATGAGCATGGCTATCCAAAAGACGAGCCAGGCCAAGCTAACCTTACGGTAGGTTCATCAGCCACGGCTGAAGAATTTAAAGCATTAACTTACACCGTTGAGATGCCATTTAAAGATAATAACGATTTACCAGATCCAGATTATGGCTGGTCAGACCGTCGTTCGTATCAATTTGGCCAAGATACGTTAGCGGCTATTGTTAATGTTGTTGATAATTTAAGATAAAACGTTTATCAAAAGGGTATCAATAGTTTTGATACCCTTTTTGCTTTTAACAAAACCCTTTGTATAAAATAATAATAATCATCATATAGCAACTGCATTCTTAAAGCGTTTTCAACGCTTCTTCGCTGCGTATCATCGCCGTATCGGTACAAATCAATCTACTTTCATTTAAATACTTCAGGTGTAGTGCCTTACAACAAATGTGTAATTATATATTTTGAAAATTAAGTGTTAACAAAGTTGGTGTACTTAAGTTAATATTAATTAAATCATCAGTCGGGGCGGGAGAGGTACAACCTTATTTCGTAAAGCTTATGTTGCAAAGTAGCTAAAGCAGAGTCTCGTAATTAAAAATAATAAATATAACTATAGAGGATATCCATGGAAGCTATTGTAAGCGCTGTTAATGATGTTGTTTGGAGTAACGCACTCATCTATTTATGCCTAGGCGCAGGCTTGTTTTATTCAGTATTAACTCGATTTGCTCAAGTTAGACATTTTAAAGAAATGTGCAAGTTATTATTCAGTCCTAATACGTCTGATAAAGGTATCTCATCTTTTCAGGCTCTTGCAGTATCGTTGTCTGGACGAGTAGGCGTTGGTAATATCGCAGGCGTTGCAGCGGCTATTGGTTTTGGTGGACCAGGTGCTATTTTTTGGATGTGGGTTGTTGCTTTTCTAGGCGCAAGTACCGCATTTGCAGAGTCTACTCTAGGGCAAATTTATAAAACAGAAGAAGACGGGCAATATCGTGGTGGCCCAGCCTATTATTTTGACCGTTGTTTAGGGCAAAAATGGCTGGCTATTTTATTTGCTGTTTCGGCAATTATAGCGTGTGGTGTTTTCCTGCCAGGCGTACAAGCAAATGCGGTAGGTAATGCGTTTACCCAAGTATTTGGCGATGGCAATATTGTCTCTACTAGCTTTGGTGACGTAGGCAGCTTTAAGTTGGTCGCTTTGGCAATTATCCTTATTGTTTTGGCATTTATTATTTTTGGCGGTATAAAACGTATTGCGAACTTTACTCAAATTGTGGTGCCATTTATGGCACTTGGTTACATAGTATTGGCATTAATCGTGGTATTTTTAAACTTAGATAAAGTGGG contains:
- a CDS encoding DUF2066 domain-containing protein; its protein translation is MHRLLISAISILFCFSISAVEVTDLYQDILKVDDKTRDTRLAASRKALLNVLVKVSGDETADQNKQAQQRTKDISDYMLKFEYDERANGQLKLVVKFEARKINALIKELNLPLWGVQRPLVAIWLGIEDNWRRELVTQESYPQLEQLIYDKAGRRGLPVIVPLLDLQDRRLVGIPEVWGNFSEPVEEASRRYSAERSITARMYKETDSENWILDWRFTNDDLFDSNRLTGDKQQIVSQMIDTLARGLASEYAIDPNAYYEQATASLTLKGTQSFVDIERAKRRLLNLSVVTEVTIVRKTSEFVEFKLNHTGNLTDLKKGLGLESSFKDYKDPRDFYHVVDKNSLEYQWVTP
- a CDS encoding M14 family metallopeptidase, with translation MKISSNFDSGNIKVIEATDPLNIQLEINKDHQSEFYQWFHFRLETTPYQLHKLNINELEKSAYPDGWEGYQAVASYDRQTWFRVPSSYENGTLSFEIEPECGSVYFAYFAPYSYERHLDLLSWAQSQGACQLETLGETLDGRDMSVLKIGEPSEDKKNIWITARQHPGETMAQWYVEGLLHKLLDDEDPHAAALLSKAVFYIVPNMNPDGSARGHLRTNAKGVNLNREWQTPSMENSPEVYLVLNKMREAGLDMHLDIHGDEAIPYNFVAGSEGIPSYDARLKGLEDSFKAALLTITPEFQDEHGYPKDEPGQANLTVGSSATAEEFKALTYTVEMPFKDNNDLPDPDYGWSDRRSYQFGQDTLAAIVNVVDNLR
- the pheT gene encoding phenylalanine--tRNA ligase subunit beta; this encodes MKFSEKWLREWVNPAIDTQALSEQLSMAGLEVDGVEPAAAKFNGVVVGEVVECGQHPDADKLRVTKINVGGDELLDIVCGAPNCRLGIKVAVATVGAVLPGDFKIKKAKLRGQPSNGMLCAFVELGISEEGDGIMELPSDAPIGTDLRDYLGLDDNIIDVDLTPNRGDCLGIKGLAREVGVLNSIDVNVLDIPAVTPTIDDKVLIELVNDDACPRYLGRVIKGINLDAETPLWMVEKLRRSGVRSIDPVVDVTNYVLLELGHPMHAFDLNAIEGGIKVRSANASEELVLLDGNTAKLNDTTLVIADHNKALAIAGVFGGEQSGVTDKTSDILLESAFFNPVAIAGQARSYGLHTDASHRYERGVDFALQHDAMERATALLLEIVGGQAGPVVEAVAADKLPKVTEVRLRRARLDRVIGHHIEDAKVTDILTRLGLDVKVENESWSADVPSYRFDIRIEEDLIEEVARVYGYNSIPNVAPTAKLKMTTHNEATIALSKFRNTLVTRGYQEAITYSFVDPKAQAILHPECKAMELPHPISIEMSAMRVSLMPGLLASVAYNQNRQQPRIRLFEHGLKFISDESAENGVYQVPVIGGVITGLVNGEHWVEEKRNVDFYDLKGDVEALLAITNDVTRFEIKAEQSDGLHPGQSAVIYVDGKKVGFFGALHPQAQKSLDINNATFVFEIEMSAIEKRNLPQAEGVSKFPSNRRDIAILVADSVQSGDILSAIEKVGGNQLVDLNLFDVYKGKGIEPNCKSLAIALTLQAVDRTLEEKDINLVVDNVVAELAEQFNASLRD
- a CDS encoding glyceraldehyde-3-phosphate dehydrogenase encodes the protein MTSSHELEYTNSWQERQDYAESMQPIIGKLYRNRGIEIAVYGRPLVNASTIDIIKSHKTVAQFEGTKLRLRESFPFLEAISKMDLNSARIDIGKLAYSYLYTESANGRSVETFVKDELAEIADSPAREPRDVVLYGFGRIGRLLARLLIEKSGPYSDLRLRAIVVRGGKEGDLEKRASLLRRDSIHGPFNGSITIDKERNAIKANGSYIQVIYANSPSEIDYTQYGIDNALIVDNTGIWKDEAGLGQHLECKGAAKVLLTAPAKGNIKNIVYGVNNKDILPEDKIVCAASCTTNAITPTLKALNDKFGINNGHVETVHSYTNDQNLIDNYHKAERRGRAAALNMVITETGAAKAVSKALPELEGKLTGNAIRVPTPNVSLAILNLNLAKSTTVEELNSFLRHAALHSDLRDQIDYTASTEIVSTDLVGSRYAGVVDSQATIVEDNRIVLYVWYDNEFGYSCQVVRCMRDMAEVSFPSLPR
- the pheS gene encoding phenylalanine--tRNA ligase subunit alpha, whose amino-acid sequence is MNLENILAQALEAVASASEIAQLEDIRVNYLGKKGEITSLLKTLGKIAPEERKEAGQVINQAKQDVQAAITEKRELLASKALEEKLAAETIDVTLPGRVMPAGGLHPVTRTIERIESFFGELGFEVKSGPEIEDDFHNFDALNIPEHHPARADHDTFYFNPKLVLRTQTSGVQIRTMETEQPPLRIISPGRVYRNDYDQTHTPMFHQVEGLMVDTDVSFTELKGILHDFLRNFFEEDMEIRFRPSFFPFTEPSAEVDVMGKDGKWLEVLGCGMVHPNVLKSVGIDPEKYTGFAFGMGVERLTMLRYGVNDLRAFFENDLKFLNQFR
- the ihfA gene encoding integration host factor subunit alpha, whose product is MALTKADIAEHLFEKLGINKKDAKDLVEAFFEEIRSALEKGEQVKLSGFGNFDLRDKKERPGRNPKTGEDIPISARRVVTFRPGQKLKTRVEVGTSKEK
- the hda gene encoding DnaA regulatory inactivator Hda, whose protein sequence is MLTSDPMQMALPVTLPDDETFASYFGGEDSLEVNHLKDSFLKLAKAFQYTYLCGLGDSGKSHLLYATCIKAQERGLSNMLLSMREVIDFGPMVLDGLEALDVLCIDDVHLVAGNDAWEKALFNFFNRFNEPGKMLVVTADLLPSMLNITLPDLESRLTWGTTFQIRSMSDDDKAQALVKRAHMRGLELSDECARFLLTRLSRDMRALLDVLDTLDHASMAAQRKLTIPFIKSTLKL